From the genome of Ignavibacteriales bacterium, one region includes:
- a CDS encoding ferritin: MISAKMQKALNTHLNEEFYSSYLYLSMAAYFEAKNLKGFANWMRLQSAEEQLHGMKFFNFILQKGGKVTLTQIADPKVEWKSISEVFSDTLKHEQKISGLINKLVDVAMIEKDYSTNTFLQWFVTEQVEEEANVEEIIQKIEMIGDNKSGLYMLDNELGTRAAAPASA, encoded by the coding sequence ATGATATCAGCTAAAATGCAAAAAGCTTTAAACACACATCTAAACGAAGAATTCTATTCTTCATATTTATATCTTTCAATGGCAGCATATTTTGAAGCTAAGAACTTAAAAGGATTTGCAAACTGGATGAGACTTCAATCCGCAGAAGAACAATTGCATGGAATGAAATTTTTTAATTTTATTTTACAAAAAGGTGGTAAAGTTACATTAACACAGATCGCTGATCCAAAAGTCGAGTGGAAATCGATATCTGAAGTATTCTCCGATACTTTAAAGCATGAGCAAAAAATTTCAGGATTAATTAATAAACTTGTGGATGTTGCAATGATAGAAAAAGACTATTCAACAAATACTTTCCTACAATGGTTTGTTACTGAACAAGTGGAAGAAGAAGCAAATGTGGAAGAAATAATCCAAAAGATCGAAATGATTGGTGATAATAAAAGTGGTTTGTATATGCTTGATAATGAGCTTGGAACAAGAGCTGCTGCACCCGCTAGTGCATAA
- the nuoF gene encoding NADH-quinone oxidoreductase subunit NuoF, whose amino-acid sequence MEKIVLPDIENIHILDVYIENGGFSAAKKAFAQTSDEVIDQVKKSGLRGRGGAAFSAGLKWSFMPKTTDKPKYLCINGDESEPGSFKDRQIFEYNPHQLIEGILITAYAIGAKVAYIYIRGEYHKWVKLMQKALDDAYAAGYVGEAMKEKFGTDFFCNIYVHKGAGAYICGEESSLMNSLEGKRGYPRVKPPFPAQNGLWGCPTTINNVETITNIPPIISKGWDWFSKIGEPKHPGTILFGVSGHVNKPGVYELPSGTLLTDIIYNYAGGVPGNKDILCVIPGGSSMPPLRGDQLEGVKMDAESLKAAGSAIGTGGIMVMDEDTDLVKVLARISHFYHHESCGQCTPCREGTGWLEKILKRILAGNGSVSDIDLLITVANQIEGNTICALGEAAAWPVRFMVTRFRDYFEARVSKEVNLKVANKVHSMRHTEFPLAEVKN is encoded by the coding sequence ATGGAAAAAATTGTTTTACCTGATATAGAAAATATTCACATTCTTGATGTGTATATTGAGAATGGCGGATTTAGTGCTGCTAAAAAAGCCTTTGCACAAACTTCTGATGAAGTAATTGATCAAGTAAAAAAATCTGGTTTACGTGGTAGAGGCGGTGCTGCATTCTCTGCTGGATTGAAGTGGAGCTTTATGCCAAAGACTACCGATAAACCAAAATATCTTTGTATAAACGGCGATGAATCAGAACCAGGCTCTTTTAAAGACAGACAAATTTTTGAATATAATCCACATCAACTTATTGAAGGAATTCTGATAACTGCATACGCAATTGGTGCTAAAGTTGCATACATCTACATTCGTGGCGAATACCACAAATGGGTAAAGCTTATGCAAAAAGCATTAGATGATGCTTATGCTGCTGGTTATGTTGGTGAAGCTATGAAAGAAAAATTTGGTACGGATTTCTTTTGTAACATTTATGTTCATAAAGGTGCTGGCGCTTATATCTGCGGCGAGGAATCTTCTTTGATGAATTCTCTAGAAGGTAAGCGCGGTTATCCAAGGGTCAAACCTCCATTTCCTGCACAAAATGGTTTATGGGGATGTCCAACCACAATTAACAATGTTGAAACCATTACTAACATTCCTCCTATAATTTCTAAAGGTTGGGATTGGTTTTCAAAAATTGGTGAACCAAAACATCCGGGAACAATTTTATTTGGTGTTAGCGGTCATGTTAACAAACCAGGAGTTTATGAATTACCTTCCGGTACTTTGCTTACAGATATTATTTATAATTATGCTGGCGGTGTTCCAGGCAATAAAGATATTCTATGTGTAATTCCCGGCGGGTCTTCAATGCCTCCATTACGCGGTGACCAACTCGAAGGCGTAAAAATGGATGCAGAATCTCTTAAAGCTGCAGGCTCTGCGATCGGAACTGGCGGTATTATGGTTATGGATGAAGATACTGATCTTGTAAAAGTTTTAGCTCGCATTTCTCATTTTTATCATCACGAAAGTTGCGGACAATGTACCCCTTGTAGAGAGGGAACAGGTTGGCTTGAAAAAATCCTTAAAAGAATCCTTGCTGGAAATGGTTCTGTAAGTGATATTGACTTATTAATTACTGTTGCAAACCAGATTGAAGGAAACACAATTTGTGCTCTTGGTGAAGCTGCTGCCTGGCCAGTAAGATTTATGGTAACAAGATTCAGAGATTATTTTGAAGCAAGAGTGAGTAAAGAAGTTAATCTAAAAGTTGCAAACAAAGTTCATTCAATGAGGCATACAGAATTTCCTTTGGCTGAAGTAAAAAATTAA
- the nuoE gene encoding NADH-quinone oxidoreductase subunit NuoE, translating into MSNSEFKFSPENIERINKEIAKYPEKKPAVMATLYIAQEQNGYISNEVIKEVATILEMTSEDVLGVVTFYTMYFQKPMGKHHIQVCTNVSCMLRGGYEIWNQVKEKLGLDNMGVSADQKFSLEEVECMGSCGTAPMIAVNEDYYENLTKEKVEEIINSLK; encoded by the coding sequence ATGAGTAACAGCGAATTCAAATTTTCACCAGAAAACATCGAACGAATAAATAAAGAGATAGCAAAATATCCAGAAAAAAAACCTGCAGTTATGGCAACGCTCTATATTGCGCAGGAACAAAATGGATATATCTCAAATGAAGTAATCAAAGAAGTTGCTACGATTTTGGAAATGACTTCCGAAGATGTGCTTGGTGTTGTAACTTTTTATACGATGTACTTTCAAAAACCTATGGGCAAACATCACATTCAGGTTTGCACAAATGTTTCTTGCATGCTTCGCGGAGGTTATGAGATTTGGAATCAAGTAAAGGAAAAACTTGGCCTGGATAATATGGGTGTATCGGCAGACCAAAAATTTTCTCTTGAAGAAGTTGAATGTATGGGAAGTTGCGGGACAGCGCCTATGATAGCTGTTAATGAAGATTATTATGAAAATCTTACTAAAGAAAAAGTAGAAGAAATTATCAATTCCTTAAAGTAG
- the nuoD gene encoding NADH dehydrogenase (quinone) subunit D: protein MDRLTKDDVHPKILQRLLEDTDVTIEDALENEMILNMGPQHPATHGVLRLLLRLDGETVIGCVPDVGYLHRGYEKMAENMSYFEFIPHTDRLDYISPTANNVAWVLAVEKLAGIEVPVRAQYIRMIIAELARIASHLVAIGSFAMDVGALTVFLWTLREREKIMDIWDILCGARFTNSYTRIGGVANDAQPEALALVEKFIDEIDANLSECESLLNTNRIFIERLDGVGVISKEDALSYGFTGPNLRASGVGFDLRRATPYLQYDKVDFRIPTFTEGDSLARYFVRADEVRESAKIVKQCLQLMPKGEIKANLPKSVLPQKVEVYSKMEELIHDFMIVNFGINPPVGEVYHAIEGSKGELGFYIVSKGEGHPWKCKIRSPSFIHIQSLPHLVKGHMVSDVVAIIGSIDPIMGEADK, encoded by the coding sequence ATGGATAGATTAACAAAAGACGACGTTCATCCTAAAATTCTTCAAAGATTATTAGAGGATACTGACGTAACGATTGAGGATGCTCTTGAAAATGAGATGATCCTAAATATGGGTCCTCAACATCCTGCAACCCATGGTGTGTTAAGATTATTATTAAGACTTGATGGTGAAACAGTTATTGGTTGTGTTCCCGATGTTGGATATTTACATCGTGGATACGAAAAGATGGCTGAGAACATGAGTTATTTTGAATTCATTCCTCATACTGATCGCCTTGATTATATTTCGCCAACTGCAAATAACGTTGCGTGGGTTCTTGCAGTAGAAAAGTTAGCTGGAATTGAAGTCCCTGTTCGTGCACAATACATCAGAATGATTATTGCTGAACTTGCAAGAATCGCATCACACCTTGTTGCAATTGGTTCTTTTGCGATGGATGTTGGCGCATTAACTGTTTTTCTTTGGACATTGCGCGAACGTGAAAAGATAATGGATATTTGGGATATTTTGTGCGGCGCAAGATTTACAAACAGTTATACTCGTATTGGCGGTGTGGCAAATGATGCTCAGCCTGAAGCATTAGCATTAGTTGAAAAGTTTATTGATGAGATTGATGCAAATCTTTCTGAGTGTGAAAGTTTACTAAATACAAACAGAATTTTTATTGAACGACTTGATGGCGTTGGAGTTATATCTAAAGAAGATGCCTTAAGTTATGGTTTCACTGGCCCAAATTTAAGAGCAAGTGGAGTTGGGTTTGATTTAAGAAGAGCTACTCCATATTTACAATACGATAAAGTTGATTTTAGAATTCCAACTTTTACAGAAGGTGATTCATTAGCCCGTTATTTTGTGCGTGCTGATGAAGTTAGAGAAAGTGCAAAGATTGTAAAGCAATGTTTGCAATTAATGCCTAAAGGTGAAATTAAAGCGAATCTTCCTAAATCTGTTCTTCCACAAAAAGTAGAAGTATATTCAAAAATGGAAGAACTTATTCACGATTTTATGATTGTAAATTTTGGTATCAATCCGCCGGTGGGAGAAGTTTATCATGCTATCGAAGGATCAAAAGGCGAACTTGGTTTTTATATCGTAAGTAAAGGCGAAGGGCATCCATGGAAATGTAAAATCCGCTCGCCCTCGTTTATTCACATTCAATCTTTACCACATTTAGTTAAAGGTCATATGGTATCTGATGTTGTTGCAATTATTGGAAGTATCGATCCGATAATGGGAGAGGCAGATAAATAA
- a CDS encoding NADH-quinone oxidoreductase subunit C translates to MELKELISQKLNDNFVDAELEFSEFRYELSVKLNKKFINPVCKFLKEDPELEFLLCEDITAVDWAKRKNRFTVVYHIFSIKNSFRLVLKADVDENDCNIDTVSSVWKTSNWQEREVFDMYGIKFNAHPDLRRIYMPEEFEYHPLRKDFPLLGIPGSLPLPKK, encoded by the coding sequence ATGGAATTAAAAGAATTAATCTCACAAAAGTTAAATGATAATTTTGTTGATGCTGAGCTTGAATTTTCAGAATTCAGGTATGAACTTTCTGTTAAGCTCAACAAAAAATTTATCAATCCAGTCTGTAAATTTCTAAAAGAAGATCCCGAATTAGAATTTTTACTTTGTGAAGATATAACCGCTGTAGATTGGGCAAAAAGAAAAAACAGATTTACTGTTGTTTATCATATCTTTTCTATAAAAAATAGTTTTCGCTTAGTTCTTAAAGCAGATGTAGATGAAAATGATTGCAATATTGATACAGTTTCTTCAGTTTGGAAAACATCCAACTGGCAGGAGCGAGAAGTATTTGATATGTACGGAATTAAATTTAATGCTCATCCAGATTTACGCAGAATTTACATGCCGGAAGAATTTGAATATCATCCACTTAGAAAAGATTTTCCATTATTAGGCATTCCGGGTTCACTACCATTACCAAAGAAATAA
- the nuoB gene encoding NADH-quinone oxidoreductase subunit NuoB, giving the protein MGLEAKLNSDGFLVTQLDAVVAWARKNSVYPMPMGISCCAIEMMASADPKYDIARFGSEVMRFTPRQCDLMIVAGTVTYKMSHVVKKIYDQMPDPKWVIAMGACTSTGGMYRSYSVVQGIDQFLPVDVYVAGCPPRPDNLLNALIQIQNKIGRTRARDFQNLKLPELNVIQNN; this is encoded by the coding sequence ATGGGATTAGAAGCAAAATTAAATAGCGATGGTTTTTTAGTAACTCAGCTTGATGCGGTAGTCGCTTGGGCCAGAAAGAATTCTGTTTATCCAATGCCAATGGGAATTTCCTGCTGTGCAATTGAAATGATGGCTTCCGCTGATCCAAAATATGATATTGCAAGATTTGGTTCCGAAGTTATGCGTTTTACTCCACGCCAATGTGATCTAATGATTGTTGCCGGAACTGTAACCTACAAAATGTCTCACGTAGTTAAGAAAATTTATGATCAAATGCCTGACCCTAAATGGGTGATTGCAATGGGTGCTTGTACATCAACAGGTGGAATGTATCGTTCATATTCCGTTGTACAGGGAATAGACCAGTTTTTGCCGGTTGATGTTTATGTTGCAGGCTGTCCTCCTCGTCCGGATAATCTTTTAAACGCTTTAATTCAGATTCAAAATAAAATTGGAAGAACGCGTGCAAGAGATTTTCAAAATTTAAAATTACCAGAATTGAATGTAATCCAGAATAATTGA
- the ndhC gene encoding NADH-quinone oxidoreductase subunit A: MIETYIPVLIVLAIGVVFAFATVMSSVIFGPQRPNKEKNSTYESGMKPVGTTHERISLKYYLVAMLFIVFDLEVIFVYPWAVQFKRLFSEFGISVFYSMLIFLIVLELGYLYVYKKGGFKWD; this comes from the coding sequence ATGATTGAAACCTACATACCAGTATTAATTGTTCTTGCAATCGGAGTTGTTTTCGCGTTTGCAACGGTTATGTCTTCTGTAATATTTGGTCCGCAACGACCAAACAAAGAAAAAAATTCCACGTACGAAAGCGGAATGAAGCCGGTTGGCACAACCCACGAAAGAATCTCACTAAAATATTACCTAGTGGCAATGCTTTTTATAGTTTTTGATTTGGAAGTGATATTTGTCTATCCGTGGGCTGTTCAATTTAAAAGATTATTTAGTGAATTTGGAATTTCTGTCTTCTATTCTATGTTAATATTTTTAATCGTGCTTGAGCTTGGTTATTTGTATGTTTATAAAAAAGGTGGTTTCAAATGGGATTAG
- a CDS encoding ATP-binding protein has product MTEPRYYLEIESTPNNLITVEEFVNFFSVELGLDQEKINGLLLAVTEATTNAIIHGNKNNKLKMVRISVFVDGNDITIIIKDEGKGFDPSIIPDPTDPENLLKDSGRGLYLMRVYMDGLSYNQTPEGTETILKLKK; this is encoded by the coding sequence TTGACAGAACCAAGATATTATTTAGAAATTGAGAGTACTCCTAATAATCTTATAACTGTAGAAGAATTTGTAAATTTTTTTTCTGTAGAGTTAGGTTTAGATCAGGAAAAAATTAATGGATTGCTTTTAGCCGTAACTGAAGCCACTACAAACGCTATCATTCATGGTAACAAAAACAATAAACTTAAAATGGTTCGCATTTCTGTTTTTGTTGATGGCAATGATATTACAATAATTATTAAAGACGAAGGTAAAGGCTTTGATCCTTCTATCATTCCTGATCCAACCGATCCTGAAAATTTACTCAAAGATTCCGGACGTGGATTATATTTAATGCGTGTTTATATGGATGGATTAAGCTACAATCAAACACCTGAAGGAACTGAGACAATTCTGAAGCTTAAAAAGTAA
- the mdh gene encoding malate dehydrogenase — translation MARKKIALIGGGQIGGVLAQLIALRQLGDVVLFDIVEDLPQGKTLDIAEASRVDGFDSSVKGTNDYKDIEGSDLVIITAGLPRKPGMSRDDLLVTNAKIMQTVAENVKKFAPNSIVIIISNPLDAMVTLFKKITGFPANKVMGQAGVLDSSRFSSFIAWELGVSVKDVNAMVLGGHGDTMVPIVRYANVNGIPVMELLEKKYDDKTKAAEVMKAMVERTKAAGGEVVKLLKTGSAFYSPASSAIAMAEAIIYDEKRVLPVCALLNGQFGIDGYYVGVPAVLGENGVEKIIEFDLNAEEKALLDNSTKAVKELVADMERLGF, via the coding sequence ATGGCACGTAAAAAAATTGCGCTAATCGGTGGTGGACAAATTGGCGGAGTTCTTGCTCAGCTTATCGCATTAAGACAACTTGGTGATGTTGTTCTTTTTGATATAGTTGAAGATTTGCCTCAGGGTAAAACACTTGATATCGCAGAGGCATCTCGAGTAGATGGATTTGATTCATCTGTAAAAGGTACAAACGATTACAAAGATATTGAAGGTTCTGATCTTGTAATCATTACAGCAGGCTTGCCACGTAAACCCGGGATGAGCCGTGATGATTTACTTGTTACTAATGCAAAGATTATGCAGACAGTTGCAGAGAATGTTAAGAAGTTTGCACCTAATTCTATTGTAATTATTATCTCCAATCCATTGGATGCAATGGTTACTCTTTTCAAAAAGATTACCGGATTCCCAGCCAATAAAGTAATGGGTCAAGCCGGAGTCTTAGATTCGTCAAGATTTTCTTCTTTTATAGCGTGGGAACTTGGCGTTTCTGTAAAAGATGTTAACGCAATGGTTCTTGGCGGTCACGGTGATACTATGGTTCCTATTGTAAGATATGCAAACGTAAATGGAATACCTGTAATGGAATTGCTTGAGAAAAAATACGATGATAAAACTAAAGCGGCTGAAGTAATGAAAGCAATGGTTGAAAGAACAAAAGCTGCCGGCGGTGAAGTTGTTAAATTATTAAAAACTGGTTCAGCATTTTATTCCCCTGCTTCATCAGCAATTGCAATGGCAGAAGCAATTATATATGATGAAAAACGCGTGCTGCCTGTTTGCGCATTGTTAAATGGGCAATTTGGTATTGATGGTTATTACGTTGGTGTTCCTGCTGTGCTTGGAGAAAACGGCGTTGAAAAAATTATTGAATTCGATCTTAATGCAGAAGAAAAAGCTTTATTAGATAATTCAACAAAAGCAGTAAAAGAACTCGTTGCAGATATGGAAAGATTAGGGTTCTAA
- the rpmA gene encoding 50S ribosomal protein L27, giving the protein MAHKKGQGSSRNGRDSNAQRLGVKRFGGENVLAGNIIVRQRGTKFHPGTNVKIGSDDTLFAVADGIVKFETKRGDRQFVSVYPVN; this is encoded by the coding sequence ATGGCACATAAAAAAGGTCAAGGTTCATCACGTAACGGTAGAGATAGTAATGCGCAGCGTCTTGGTGTTAAAAGATTTGGCGGTGAAAATGTTCTTGCCGGTAACATTATTGTAAGACAAAGAGGAACAAAGTTTCATCCGGGAACAAACGTAAAAATTGGAAGTGATGATACTCTTTTTGCAGTTGCTGATGGAATTGTAAAATTTGAAACAAAACGTGGCGATAGACAGTTTGTTAGTGTTTACCCAGTTAATTAA
- the rplU gene encoding 50S ribosomal protein L21, whose product MFAVVDILGQQFKVSENTKYYVPRLNQEPESEITFDQVLLLSDGKETKVGSPVIKGAKVTAKVLSHLKDDKVIVFKKKRRKGYRKQNGHRQQLTRIEVTQIG is encoded by the coding sequence ATGTTTGCAGTTGTTGATATTTTAGGACAGCAGTTTAAAGTATCCGAAAATACAAAATATTACGTACCACGTTTGAATCAGGAACCGGAATCAGAAATTACTTTCGATCAGGTTTTATTATTAAGCGATGGTAAAGAAACAAAAGTCGGTAGCCCGGTTATTAAAGGTGCAAAAGTTACTGCAAAAGTTCTTTCGCATTTAAAAGATGATAAAGTTATAGTCTTCAAAAAGAAAAGAAGAAAAGGCTATAGAAAACAAAACGGACACAGACAGCAGTTAACAAGAATTGAAGTTACCCAGATAGGATAA
- a CDS encoding ATP-binding protein produces the protein MWNEIKSNISSALVYFREFILFLILVIIIIFLLIEKLSLSIPLILILLVVGIIILNLIGRRRIKEIDDIKNIISAIRQSKFQSSEEIVLSRQLSGLENEIKEMFEKAKSDIEYLERLQRMRSQFLANVSHELRTPIFSIQGYLETLLNGAMDDPKVNKHFLQKADQHTVNLSNLLNDLIDISMIESGEMRMSFRYFDINLFIKNILAEFSLLAEEKNINLIFNPPIEALQVFGDKEKLKQVFVNLLQNAIKYTDEGSVEILLDEEKKLVNISIKDTGIGIPEEDLTRVFERFYRVDKARSRAVGGTGLGLAIVKHIIEAHNSKIIVQSKLSEGSIFSFKLKK, from the coding sequence GTGTGGAATGAAATTAAATCCAATATCTCTTCTGCGTTAGTTTATTTTAGAGAATTTATACTCTTTCTCATACTTGTTATTATAATCATCTTTTTGCTGATCGAAAAACTCTCACTGAGTATACCATTAATTTTAATATTGTTAGTAGTTGGAATTATAATTCTCAATCTAATTGGAAGAAGAAGAATTAAAGAAATTGATGATATCAAGAATATTATTTCGGCAATCAGACAGAGTAAATTTCAATCTTCAGAGGAAATTGTTTTATCAAGACAACTTTCCGGACTTGAAAATGAAATTAAGGAGATGTTTGAAAAAGCTAAAAGCGATATTGAATATTTGGAACGATTGCAGAGAATGCGAAGTCAGTTTCTTGCAAATGTATCACACGAATTACGTACACCTATTTTTTCTATCCAAGGATATCTAGAAACACTTTTAAATGGTGCGATGGATGATCCAAAAGTCAACAAACATTTTTTACAAAAAGCTGATCAGCATACTGTTAATCTTAGCAATTTGTTAAATGACCTCATCGATATTTCTATGATTGAATCCGGTGAGATGCGAATGAGTTTTAGATATTTTGATATAAACTTATTTATTAAAAATATTCTTGCTGAATTCTCTCTACTAGCGGAAGAAAAAAACATTAATCTGATTTTCAATCCACCAATAGAAGCCTTGCAGGTTTTTGGCGATAAGGAAAAACTTAAACAGGTTTTTGTTAATCTTTTACAGAATGCAATAAAATATACTGATGAAGGAAGCGTAGAGATTTTGCTTGATGAGGAAAAAAAACTTGTAAATATCTCAATTAAAGATACAGGAATCGGTATACCTGAAGAAGATTTAACCAGAGTTTTTGAGCGATTTTATCGTGTTGATAAAGCAAGATCCAGAGCCGTTGGCGGTACTGGATTGGGTCTGGCAATCGTAAAACACATCATAGAGGCTCATAATTCAAAGATTATTGTACAAAGTAAACTTAGTGAAGGCAGTATTTTTTCATTTAAACTTAAGAAATGA
- a CDS encoding response regulator transcription factor: MKKILLVDDEPDIVEFLKYNLEQQNFEVIVGHNGEEALQKLSEKPDLIVLDIMMPKLDGFETCKRIRQNKEFENVPIVFLTAKAGEIDEIKGLELGASDYIQKPISPNKLIARVKSNFRKAEGFISKKSEPIQIKYGPININKETYEVFIDAEKKVFPRKEFEVLYFLINNPGRVFGREILLKEVWGADVYVVDRTVDVHIRKIREKLGNHADLIETVKGVGYRLKSVE; the protein is encoded by the coding sequence ATGAAAAAAATTCTTTTAGTTGATGACGAACCGGATATAGTTGAGTTTCTAAAGTATAATCTTGAGCAGCAAAATTTTGAAGTAATTGTTGGACATAACGGTGAAGAGGCATTACAAAAACTTTCTGAAAAACCGGATCTTATAGTTCTTGATATTATGATGCCCAAACTTGATGGGTTTGAAACTTGCAAACGCATCAGACAAAATAAAGAATTTGAAAATGTACCAATCGTGTTTCTAACCGCTAAAGCAGGTGAGATTGATGAGATTAAAGGATTAGAATTAGGCGCAAGTGATTACATTCAGAAACCAATTTCACCAAATAAATTAATTGCTCGCGTAAAATCAAATTTTAGAAAAGCAGAAGGCTTCATTTCAAAAAAATCTGAGCCGATACAAATCAAATATGGCCCAATCAATATCAACAAAGAAACTTATGAAGTTTTTATTGATGCCGAAAAAAAAGTATTTCCAAGAAAAGAATTTGAAGTGCTTTATTTTCTGATAAACAATCCTGGACGAGTTTTTGGCAGAGAAATATTATTAAAAGAAGTGTGGGGTGCGGATGTTTATGTTGTTGATAGAACTGTTGATGTACATATTAGAAAAATAAGAGAAAAATTGGGCAATCACGCCGACCTAATTGAAACAGTTAAAGGTGTAGGATACAGATTAAAAAGTGTGGAATGA
- a CDS encoding Gfo/Idh/MocA family oxidoreductase, with product MEKVKIGVIGLGGVAQLVHLPNLTKVSNAELTAVAEVNKNRLLTISDKFNVKQRFTNYNDMLEKSDIEAVIIATPTSTHTDIAIDCLNAGKDVLVEKPLARTYTEAKKIVDAAKKNKRKLMVGMNLRYRPDTMLLRSFINTKEIGDPFYIKCGWIRKQSSSEKWFTKKEESGGGVIIDLGIHILDLALWLLDYPKITSVSSQNFYHYTKSVEDTSISCVKCDNSAVINMEVSWSLPVEKDHFFLDVYGTKGSFSSNPFKLYKKVENDYINLTPTQVDNPTVLFKKSYLNELKSFIGAIKGLNPVFSPGEEAMQRMKIIEAMYLSAEKKQEIKI from the coding sequence ATGGAGAAAGTTAAAATTGGAGTTATCGGATTAGGTGGCGTGGCTCAGTTAGTACATCTTCCAAATCTTACCAAAGTTTCAAATGCTGAACTGACCGCGGTTGCTGAAGTAAATAAAAATAGACTCCTTACAATTTCTGATAAATTTAATGTTAAACAGAGATTTACAAACTACAATGATATGCTTGAGAAAAGTGATATTGAGGCTGTAATCATTGCGACCCCAACAAGCACACACACAGACATTGCTATCGATTGTCTTAATGCTGGCAAAGATGTTCTGGTTGAAAAGCCACTTGCAAGAACTTACACTGAAGCAAAAAAAATAGTTGATGCTGCAAAAAAGAATAAAAGAAAATTAATGGTGGGTATGAATCTTCGATACAGGCCAGACACAATGCTGCTGCGAAGTTTTATTAACACAAAAGAAATTGGTGATCCTTTTTATATTAAATGTGGATGGATACGAAAACAAAGCAGCAGCGAAAAGTGGTTTACAAAAAAAGAAGAATCCGGCGGCGGTGTTATAATTGATTTAGGAATCCATATATTAGATTTAGCTTTATGGTTGCTTGATTATCCGAAGATCACTTCAGTAAGTTCACAAAATTTTTATCATTACACAAAAAGTGTAGAAGATACGTCAATCAGTTGTGTAAAATGTGATAACTCTGCTGTTATAAATATGGAAGTAAGCTGGTCGCTTCCAGTTGAAAAAGATCATTTTTTTCTAGATGTGTATGGAACAAAAGGCAGTTTTTCATCAAATCCTTTCAAATTATATAAGAAGGTTGAAAATGATTACATTAATTTAACACCAACTCAGGTGGATAATCCTACTGTATTATTTAAAAAGTCTTATCTTAACGAACTAAAAAGTTTTATTGGTGCAATAAAAGGTTTGAATCCCGTTTTTTCTCCCGGAGAAGAAGCGATGCAGCGAATGAAAATAATTGAAGCAATGTATCTTTCCGCTGAAAAAAAGCAGGAAATAAAAATATAG